A genomic window from Qipengyuania oceanensis includes:
- a CDS encoding Flp family type IVb pilin, giving the protein MIAPTALITGGGPLRARPLFLSGTNRSFVLDRVFTTSPVTTLTSRRQTGPVIIHDLLRDETGATAIEYALIAALVSVAAIIAIQGVGSEVNSTFQTAQSKMEAANNL; this is encoded by the coding sequence GTGATCGCACCGACTGCATTGATTACAGGGGGCGGGCCTTTGCGGGCGCGCCCCCTTTTTCTTTCCGGCACGAACCGATCATTCGTGCTTGATCGGGTGTTCACCACGTCTCCAGTCACGACGTTAACTTCGCGCCGGCAGACCGGGCCGGTGATTATCCATGATCTTCTGAGAGACGAGACCGGCGCGACCGCGATCGAATATGCGCTGATCGCCGCCCTCGTATCGGTCGCAGCCATCATTGCCATCCAGGGCGTCGGTAGCGAGGTCAACTCGACCTTCCAGACCGCTCAGAGCAAGATGGAAGCCGCGAACAACCTTTAA
- a CDS encoding peroxiredoxin: MTISVGDKLPDVKLVKATADGPEQVQSADFFAGRKVALFSVPGAFTPTCSAKHLPGFVEKADELKAQGIDEIACTAVNDAFVMGAWKSASDADPVTMLADGNGDFAEAVGLTMDGSGFGMGKRGQRWSMVVDDGVVQQLNVEQGGNFEVSSAEYMLNHM; this comes from the coding sequence ATGACGATTTCGGTGGGCGACAAGCTGCCCGATGTGAAGCTGGTGAAAGCTACCGCCGACGGACCCGAGCAGGTCCAGTCGGCCGACTTTTTCGCCGGCCGGAAGGTCGCGCTGTTCTCGGTCCCGGGTGCGTTCACCCCGACCTGCTCGGCCAAGCACCTGCCGGGCTTCGTGGAAAAGGCGGACGAGCTGAAGGCCCAGGGGATCGACGAGATCGCGTGCACCGCCGTCAATGACGCGTTCGTGATGGGTGCGTGGAAATCCGCTAGCGACGCCGACCCGGTGACGATGCTGGCCGACGGCAACGGCGATTTCGCCGAAGCGGTCGGACTGACGATGGATGGCTCAGGTTTCGGCATGGGCAAGCGGGGCCAGCGCTGGTCGATGGTCGTCGACGACGGCGTGGTTCAGCAGCTGAATGTCGAGCAAGGCGGCAATTTCGAAGTGTCGAGCGCGGAATACATGCTCAACCACATGTGA
- the ahcY gene encoding adenosylhomocysteinase, protein MPVATLAKDQDYVIKDIALADYGRAEINIAETEMPGLIATREEYGASQPLKGARITGSLHMTIQTAVLIETLTALGAEVRWATCNIFSTQDHAAAAIAAQDIPVFAIKGESLADYWDYVGRIFDWSSEDDADQTANLILDDGGDATMFALWGARVEAGEELPEPTNAEEIEFQRALKAFLKDKPGYLTRTVKNLKGVSEETTTGVHRLYHLAKQGKLPFPAINVNDSVTKSKFDNLYGCRESLVDAIRRATDVMLSGKVACVAGYGDVGKGSAQSLRNGGARVLVTEIDPICALQAAMEGFEVVTMEDAVTRADIFVTTTGNENVITAEHMKAMKPMAIVSNIGHFDSEIQISALDNYEWTELKPGTDLVKFPDGKEIIVLAKGRLVNLACATGHPSFVMSCSFTNQVLAQIELWTNADQYQNDVYVLPKHLDEKVAALHLDKLGVKLTKLSQKQADYIGVPVEGPFKPEHYRY, encoded by the coding sequence ATGCCAGTGGCCACGCTCGCCAAGGACCAGGATTACGTCATCAAGGACATCGCGCTCGCCGATTACGGCCGCGCCGAGATTAATATCGCCGAAACCGAAATGCCGGGCCTGATAGCCACGCGCGAGGAATATGGCGCATCGCAGCCGCTGAAGGGCGCCCGCATCACCGGCTCGCTCCACATGACCATCCAGACGGCCGTGCTGATCGAGACGCTGACGGCGCTGGGTGCCGAGGTGCGCTGGGCGACCTGCAACATTTTCTCGACGCAGGACCACGCAGCAGCCGCGATCGCCGCGCAGGACATTCCCGTTTTCGCGATCAAGGGCGAGAGCCTGGCCGATTACTGGGACTACGTCGGTCGCATCTTCGACTGGTCGAGCGAGGACGATGCCGACCAGACCGCCAACCTCATCCTCGACGACGGTGGCGATGCAACGATGTTCGCGCTGTGGGGCGCACGGGTCGAAGCGGGTGAGGAGCTTCCCGAGCCGACCAATGCCGAGGAAATCGAATTCCAGCGCGCGCTCAAGGCTTTCCTCAAGGACAAGCCGGGTTACCTGACCAGGACGGTCAAGAACCTCAAGGGCGTTTCGGAGGAAACCACCACCGGCGTCCACCGACTCTATCACCTCGCCAAGCAGGGCAAGCTGCCGTTCCCGGCGATCAACGTGAACGACAGCGTCACGAAGTCCAAGTTCGACAATCTCTACGGCTGCCGGGAATCGCTGGTCGATGCGATCCGCCGAGCCACCGACGTGATGCTCTCGGGCAAGGTTGCCTGCGTCGCGGGCTACGGCGACGTCGGCAAGGGCTCGGCTCAGTCGCTGCGCAACGGCGGCGCTCGCGTGCTCGTCACCGAAATCGATCCGATCTGCGCGCTGCAGGCGGCGATGGAAGGTTTTGAAGTCGTAACGATGGAAGACGCGGTGACCCGCGCCGACATCTTCGTGACCACGACCGGCAACGAGAACGTCATCACCGCCGAACACATGAAGGCGATGAAGCCGATGGCGATCGTGTCGAACATCGGCCACTTCGACAGCGAGATCCAGATCTCGGCGCTCGACAACTACGAATGGACGGAACTGAAGCCGGGCACCGACCTGGTGAAGTTTCCCGACGGCAAGGAAATCATCGTGCTGGCCAAGGGCCGGCTCGTGAACCTCGCCTGCGCCACCGGGCATCCCAGCTTCGTGATGAGCTGCTCCTTCACCAACCAGGTGCTCGCGCAGATCGAGCTGTGGACGAATGCCGACCAGTACCAGAACGACGTCTACGTGCTGCCCAAGCACCTCGACGAGAAGGTTGCGGCGCTGCACCTCGACAAGCTCGGGGTGAAGCTCACCAAGCTGAGCCAGAAGCAGGCCGATTACATCGGCGTGCCGGTCGAAGGGCCGTTCAAGCCGGAACATTACCGCTACTGA
- a CDS encoding aminoglycoside phosphotransferase family protein, protein MNRLPQGLEAFLAASGWEGASIAPLPGDASFRRYFRIARGDDKAMLMHAPPPEEDPGEFLDVTRYLNEQGMRAPAIFAAKPEDGWVLLEDFGDHRMRDWLDDNPQHEEATYARAIDALVDLHAKPAGPFSPYDMATYHREVDLFVEWYCPAKQLAVDSRSWTAAWEGVLAPLHAQRQPGVTVLRDYHAENIMLPAPEEDGCGEQGLIDYQDALVGHRAYDLVSLLQDARREVSPELESRMFQRYLSKVDAGKEFAADYARLGAQRNAKIVGIFSRLWKRDDKPRYLSLIPRVWQAMERDLAHPALAPVSAWFDANIPQDIRDNFGGEIG, encoded by the coding sequence ATGAATCGACTGCCACAGGGACTGGAAGCCTTTCTCGCCGCGAGCGGCTGGGAGGGTGCGAGCATCGCGCCTCTCCCTGGCGACGCGTCTTTCCGGCGCTATTTCCGGATTGCCCGGGGTGACGACAAGGCGATGCTGATGCACGCCCCGCCGCCCGAGGAGGACCCGGGCGAGTTCCTCGACGTCACCCGCTACCTCAACGAACAAGGCATGCGCGCACCTGCGATCTTCGCCGCCAAGCCCGAGGATGGCTGGGTGCTGCTGGAGGATTTCGGCGATCACCGCATGCGCGACTGGCTGGACGACAACCCACAGCATGAAGAGGCCACCTACGCCCGGGCCATCGACGCGCTGGTCGACCTTCACGCAAAGCCCGCTGGACCGTTCTCGCCCTATGACATGGCGACCTACCATCGCGAGGTCGACCTGTTCGTCGAATGGTATTGCCCGGCAAAGCAGCTGGCCGTGGATTCGCGTAGCTGGACAGCCGCGTGGGAAGGGGTGCTTGCCCCCTTGCACGCACAGCGGCAGCCGGGCGTTACCGTGCTGCGTGATTACCATGCCGAGAATATCATGCTTCCGGCCCCGGAGGAGGATGGTTGCGGGGAGCAGGGACTGATCGATTACCAGGATGCGCTGGTTGGCCATCGCGCCTATGATCTCGTTTCCCTGCTGCAGGACGCCCGGCGCGAGGTTTCGCCGGAACTCGAGAGCAGGATGTTCCAGCGCTACCTCTCGAAAGTCGACGCCGGCAAGGAATTCGCGGCAGACTATGCCCGCCTCGGAGCGCAGCGGAATGCCAAGATTGTCGGCATCTTCTCGCGGTTGTGGAAGCGTGACGACAAGCCGCGATACCTGTCGCTGATCCCGCGCGTGTGGCAGGCGATGGAGCGCGATCTGGCGCATCCGGCGCTGGCTCCGGTTTCCGCATGGTTCGACGCGAACATACCGCAAGACATCCGCGACAATTTCGGCGGCGAGATCGGATGA
- the folE gene encoding GTP cyclohydrolase I FolE — translation MSSLVGPDEDSPIDRSGDRKPPVPEDVQDAIRTLIRWTGDDPTREGLIDTPKRVARAWKEYCLGYEEDPSYHLSRVFEEVGGYNEIVLLKDIPFQSHCEHHMAPIIGKAAIAYLPNDRVVGISKLARVLHGFARRLQVQERLTAEVADCIWEHLNPQGVAVVIEASHSCMTARGVRTPGVGMITSRMMGTFLEDQRSRKEVLSLMGYG, via the coding sequence ATGAGCAGCCTAGTTGGACCGGACGAAGACAGCCCGATCGATCGCAGCGGCGACCGCAAGCCTCCCGTGCCCGAAGACGTCCAGGACGCGATCCGCACGCTGATCCGGTGGACGGGCGACGACCCGACGCGTGAAGGCCTGATCGACACGCCGAAACGCGTAGCGCGCGCGTGGAAGGAATACTGTCTCGGTTACGAAGAAGATCCGTCCTATCACCTCAGCCGCGTGTTCGAGGAAGTCGGCGGGTACAACGAGATCGTCCTGCTCAAGGACATCCCGTTCCAGTCGCATTGCGAACATCACATGGCGCCGATCATCGGCAAGGCGGCGATCGCCTATCTTCCCAACGACCGAGTTGTCGGTATCTCGAAACTCGCCCGTGTTCTGCATGGCTTTGCGCGTCGGCTGCAGGTGCAGGAGAGGCTGACTGCCGAAGTGGCCGACTGCATCTGGGAGCACCTCAATCCCCAGGGCGTGGCCGTGGTCATCGAAGCGTCGCACAGCTGCATGACCGCGCGCGGAGTGCGGACGCCGGGCGTCGGCATGATTACCAGCCGGATGATGGGCACTTTTCTGGAAGACCAGCGTAGCCGCAAGGAAGTGCTGAGCCTGATGGGCTACGGTTGA
- the tsaE gene encoding tRNA (adenosine(37)-N6)-threonylcarbamoyltransferase complex ATPase subunit type 1 TsaE yields MTIALPDLASMAALGGRIAGKLRAGDVVALSGGLGAGKTTLAREILAALGHEGEVPSPTFTIIETYDHLAVPVVHADFYRLDDPSEVGELGLEDYREGAALIAEWPDHAGGFGHEAGCLAIELQVMPENVGGGRKAIVQAGPDWVTRWP; encoded by the coding sequence GTGACCATAGCGCTGCCCGATCTGGCCAGCATGGCCGCGCTTGGCGGGCGCATTGCCGGCAAATTACGGGCGGGAGACGTGGTCGCGTTGTCGGGCGGTCTCGGCGCGGGCAAGACGACTCTCGCGCGTGAAATTCTGGCCGCTCTGGGACACGAGGGCGAAGTTCCATCGCCGACATTTACGATCATCGAGACTTACGACCATCTGGCCGTGCCGGTGGTTCATGCCGATTTCTACCGTCTGGACGACCCGTCCGAAGTCGGGGAGCTGGGGCTGGAAGATTACCGTGAAGGCGCTGCGCTCATCGCCGAATGGCCCGATCATGCAGGCGGCTTCGGTCATGAAGCCGGTTGCCTAGCGATCGAGCTTCAGGTCATGCCGGAAAATGTGGGTGGCGGTCGCAAGGCGATTGTGCAGGCGGGACCGGATTGGGTAACGCGCTGGCCATGA
- a CDS encoding sensor histidine kinase: MEFSALALVAIGLLLAAWTGVAAWMMIAASAKARRAEAARKAARRLGRMVEEAPAVPLTVRADGRIEAPERLAHWLGLDKVPAYLSELSGGEGKGLSPPQLEQLSELVRRTQKTAAPFRMSMTVPGSQRALALRGSLADPQVSPSGAAMVWIFDFTESERELTDLRLEAARARDDFAALVGLIEAAPMPMWFRGDDYRLRLVNGAYVASVGASSADAVVENQIELIEPVDGVSAEQIAVQAASRRMPIERVVSATIDGARRTLRVTDLPLIGAGVAGYAVDIEEMEEQAREFRAFREAQRSMLDQLSVGVAQFDQERRLTFANQPFRRIFSLPHGAVSEHASFEQVLLSARDHGRTPEVRDFPAWRAEHSEWFLSDNTHEEAWPLRDGTHLRIVAQPMPDGGLVLIAEDRTEQLSLSATRDTLLRTRTATFDNLYEALAVFSPGGSLELWNRGFASAWGLDAELLDTHPAAERLLQAIAPNLANPQEAEAIGQVVRSATLDRQRRGGQVVMEDERVLQYAGVPLPDGNGMLTVLDVTDSRKAEDALRERNRALEEADAVMTRFLANMSYEFRTPLTSIAGFAEMLASGLGGELPEQAKGYAQDILTSVERLTEQVENVLDLSQSEAGLMPLSKEKVDLMPFVTQIVHKREQAITDGGLTVNLRRARGLEVQADPRQLRRALSQLFDNAIAYTPRGGSILVMLGREGGLTQIVISDNGPGMAQDELARALDGLRAAPDGKGLERRQGLGIPLARQLIEAHDGTLEIVSKKGEGTTVTVRLP, from the coding sequence ATGGAATTTTCCGCTCTCGCGCTGGTTGCGATCGGGCTGCTGCTGGCGGCCTGGACTGGCGTTGCGGCGTGGATGATGATTGCCGCCTCGGCCAAGGCGCGCCGCGCGGAAGCAGCGCGCAAGGCTGCCCGCCGTCTTGGCCGGATGGTCGAAGAGGCGCCAGCCGTGCCGCTGACGGTGCGCGCGGACGGTCGGATCGAGGCGCCCGAGCGCCTGGCGCACTGGCTCGGCCTAGACAAAGTCCCCGCCTATCTGAGCGAGCTTTCCGGAGGTGAGGGGAAAGGCCTTTCGCCGCCCCAGCTGGAACAATTGTCCGAACTCGTCAGGCGCACCCAGAAGACCGCCGCCCCGTTCCGCATGTCGATGACCGTGCCCGGTTCCCAGCGGGCGCTCGCGCTGCGGGGCTCGCTAGCCGATCCGCAGGTTTCGCCGAGCGGCGCGGCGATGGTGTGGATCTTCGACTTCACCGAAAGCGAGCGCGAGCTCACCGACTTGCGGCTCGAGGCCGCGCGGGCGCGGGACGATTTTGCCGCGCTCGTCGGTCTGATCGAGGCTGCGCCCATGCCGATGTGGTTCCGTGGCGACGACTACCGCTTGCGCCTCGTCAACGGGGCTTACGTCGCGTCGGTCGGCGCCAGCAGCGCCGATGCCGTGGTCGAGAACCAGATCGAGTTGATCGAGCCGGTCGACGGTGTCAGTGCCGAGCAGATCGCAGTGCAGGCTGCCAGCCGGCGGATGCCGATCGAGCGGGTGGTCAGCGCCACCATCGATGGAGCTCGCCGCACCTTGCGCGTGACCGACCTGCCACTCATCGGGGCAGGGGTGGCGGGCTACGCCGTCGATATCGAGGAAATGGAGGAGCAGGCCCGCGAATTCCGCGCGTTCCGCGAGGCACAGCGCTCCATGCTCGACCAGCTGTCGGTCGGCGTCGCGCAGTTCGACCAGGAACGCCGCCTGACCTTCGCAAACCAGCCGTTCCGCCGGATTTTCTCCCTCCCGCACGGGGCGGTGAGCGAGCATGCGAGTTTCGAACAGGTGCTCCTGAGCGCACGCGATCACGGTCGCACGCCGGAGGTGCGCGATTTCCCGGCTTGGCGTGCTGAACATTCCGAGTGGTTTCTGTCGGACAACACACACGAGGAAGCCTGGCCGCTGCGCGACGGGACCCATCTGCGGATCGTCGCCCAGCCGATGCCCGATGGCGGGCTGGTGCTGATCGCCGAAGATCGGACCGAACAACTTTCGCTCTCGGCAACGCGCGACACTTTGCTGCGCACGAGGACGGCCACTTTCGACAATCTCTACGAGGCGCTGGCGGTGTTCTCGCCGGGTGGGTCGCTGGAGTTGTGGAACCGCGGTTTCGCCAGTGCCTGGGGCCTCGATGCGGAACTGCTCGACACGCATCCCGCGGCCGAACGCCTGCTGCAGGCGATCGCGCCCAACCTGGCCAATCCCCAGGAAGCCGAGGCGATCGGCCAGGTCGTGCGTTCGGCCACGCTCGACCGCCAGCGGCGCGGGGGCCAGGTGGTCATGGAAGACGAGCGTGTGCTGCAATACGCCGGTGTGCCGCTGCCCGACGGAAACGGGATGCTGACGGTTCTCGACGTGACCGATTCCCGCAAGGCGGAGGACGCGCTGCGCGAACGCAACCGCGCTCTGGAAGAAGCGGACGCGGTGATGACCCGCTTCCTCGCCAACATGTCCTACGAGTTCCGCACGCCGTTGACCTCGATCGCGGGATTTGCGGAGATGCTGGCGAGCGGGCTGGGCGGCGAACTGCCGGAGCAGGCCAAGGGATACGCGCAGGACATCCTTACCTCGGTCGAACGGCTGACCGAACAGGTCGAAAATGTGCTCGATCTTTCGCAGAGCGAGGCGGGCCTGATGCCGCTCTCGAAAGAGAAGGTCGACCTGATGCCCTTCGTGACGCAGATCGTTCACAAGCGCGAGCAGGCGATCACCGATGGCGGCCTGACGGTGAACTTGCGACGGGCCCGAGGGCTAGAGGTCCAGGCCGATCCACGCCAGCTGCGACGCGCTTTGTCGCAGCTGTTCGACAATGCAATCGCCTATACGCCGCGCGGTGGCAGCATCCTGGTGATGCTCGGTCGCGAAGGCGGGCTGACCCAGATCGTCATTTCAGACAATGGCCCGGGTATGGCTCAGGACGAACTCGCCCGCGCGCTCGATGGCTTGCGCGCCGCGCCCGACGGCAAGGGGCTAGAGCGTCGCCAAGGGCTCGGCATCCCGCTCGCACGCCAGCTGATCGAAGCGCATGACGGCACCCTGGAGATCGTTTCGAAGAAGGGCGAGGGCACCACGGTCACCGTGCGCCTGCCGTGA
- a CDS encoding hemerythrin domain-containing protein, whose protein sequence is MAANQEIFARLKEDHDRHRDLLDRLLQTSGDSPERQELFEELTKELKGHASAEEQALYSTMLRKPPTTDDTRHSVAEHHEIEEALNDLAATDMSEGGWLTKFKTFDHDYRHHIDEEEKEHFPEFAEYLTKEDEQHMKEVFERRKKQEKAEAEVTPEKKEDAKE, encoded by the coding sequence ATGGCTGCCAATCAGGAAATTTTCGCTCGTTTGAAGGAAGACCACGATCGGCACCGCGACCTGCTGGATCGGCTGCTGCAGACCAGCGGGGATTCGCCCGAGCGCCAGGAGCTGTTCGAGGAGCTCACGAAGGAGCTTAAGGGCCACGCATCTGCCGAGGAGCAGGCGCTCTATTCGACCATGCTCCGCAAGCCCCCGACCACCGACGACACGCGGCATTCGGTGGCCGAGCACCACGAGATCGAAGAAGCGCTCAACGACCTTGCCGCGACCGACATGAGCGAGGGCGGCTGGCTGACGAAATTCAAGACATTCGATCACGATTACCGGCACCACATCGACGAAGAGGAGAAGGAACACTTCCCCGAATTCGCCGAATATCTGACGAAAGAAGACGAGCAGCACATGAAAGAGGTGTTCGAACGTCGGAAGAAACAGGAAAAGGCAGAAGCCGAGGTCACGCCCGAGAAGAAAGAGGACGCGAAGGAGTAG
- a CDS encoding phospholipase D-like domain-containing protein, whose translation MGGNADETHHNPEFSDESVEPGVWRYEKARRASVIVDAEDYFRLMRQAMLKARRRILLIGWDFDTRIHLEIGRRWYQRFTSDQAPARLGSFILWLTKHNRQLEVRVLRWGYGALKFFTRGSMTMDLLRWWPRKRIDFEFDTAHPTGASHHQKIAVIDDDFAVCGGIDMTTHRWDTREHREDDDRRKRPRGSKYGPWHDATMMIEGEAATALRELGENRWERANGPPLDKVEPSDDSPWPDELEVHFENVEIGIARTRGEFDDTTEVMEIALLFERQIAGAKKFIYAESQYFASRRIAEALCKRLSEPDPPEVLIVHPANADGWLEQQAMDHARAELVRTLGEVDPGNRFNLYVPYTGETPIYVHAKILIVDDEIFRIGSANMNNRSLGLDSECDVFIDSTRAGNGHAQPQIARLRYSLLAEHCGIEEDEVPNLIARHGSMAAMIESLGRERNRTLRRFDLPELNEVQEKLATSQLLDPEKPEELFEPFSKGGLFQRNSRLRHIRKKLMRRKDRE comes from the coding sequence ATGGGGGGCAATGCTGACGAAACCCATCACAATCCCGAGTTCTCCGACGAGTCGGTCGAACCCGGTGTATGGCGATACGAGAAGGCGCGGCGCGCAAGCGTTATCGTCGATGCGGAGGATTATTTCCGCCTGATGCGACAGGCGATGCTGAAAGCCCGTCGCCGGATCCTGCTCATCGGATGGGACTTCGATACCCGTATCCATCTGGAGATCGGGCGGCGTTGGTATCAGCGCTTCACATCCGACCAGGCACCGGCGAGGCTCGGAAGTTTCATCCTCTGGCTCACCAAACACAATCGCCAGCTGGAGGTGCGCGTCCTGCGCTGGGGCTACGGCGCGCTCAAGTTCTTCACCCGAGGGTCGATGACGATGGACCTGCTGCGCTGGTGGCCGCGCAAGCGCATCGACTTCGAATTCGACACTGCGCATCCGACCGGCGCGAGCCATCACCAGAAGATCGCAGTCATCGATGACGATTTTGCCGTGTGCGGCGGTATCGACATGACGACCCACCGATGGGACACGCGCGAGCATCGCGAGGACGATGATCGGCGCAAACGGCCGCGCGGTTCCAAATATGGTCCCTGGCACGATGCCACCATGATGATCGAGGGCGAGGCGGCCACTGCGCTGCGCGAACTGGGCGAAAATCGCTGGGAGCGGGCGAACGGTCCGCCGCTCGACAAAGTCGAGCCGAGCGACGACAGCCCGTGGCCCGACGAACTCGAGGTGCACTTCGAGAACGTGGAGATCGGCATTGCGCGCACGCGCGGCGAGTTCGACGATACGACAGAGGTGATGGAAATCGCCCTCTTGTTCGAAAGGCAGATCGCGGGCGCCAAGAAATTCATCTACGCCGAAAGCCAGTACTTTGCGTCGCGGCGGATCGCCGAGGCCTTGTGCAAGCGGCTGTCGGAACCCGATCCGCCCGAAGTGCTGATCGTGCACCCTGCCAATGCCGATGGCTGGCTGGAGCAGCAGGCGATGGATCACGCGCGCGCGGAGCTGGTTCGCACCCTCGGGGAAGTCGATCCGGGCAATCGCTTCAACCTCTACGTGCCCTACACGGGCGAGACGCCGATCTATGTTCACGCCAAGATCCTGATCGTCGACGACGAGATTTTCCGGATCGGTTCGGCCAACATGAACAACCGGTCGCTTGGCCTCGACAGCGAATGCGACGTCTTCATCGACAGTACGCGAGCCGGGAACGGCCACGCGCAGCCGCAGATCGCCCGCCTCCGCTATTCACTGCTGGCGGAGCATTGCGGGATCGAGGAAGACGAGGTTCCCAATCTGATCGCCCGGCACGGATCGATGGCGGCGATGATCGAGTCGCTGGGGCGCGAGCGCAACCGGACACTGCGGCGGTTCGACCTGCCCGAGCTCAACGAGGTGCAGGAAAAGCTCGCCACTTCCCAGTTGCTCGATCCCGAGAAGCCGGAAGAACTTTTCGAGCCATTCAGCAAGGGCGGCTTGTTTCAACGCAATTCGCGGCTACGGCACATCCGCAAGAAACTGATGAGACGGAAGGACCGCGAATGA
- a CDS encoding sensor histidine kinase, producing MAVEPPDELELARLAAIVDHSSDAILSTSLDGIVQTWNNAATRLYGWRPEEIIGKPIDLIVPPALHEQEAAILSAVARGENVSRMLTERRTKNGETISVSLTVSPIRGSDGTVVAISKIAHDSREQAKLVLGLRERSDQFTALANNIPQLAWLADSQGWIYWYNQRWFEYTGFKLEDMEGWGWRRVHHPDHVDRVVERIQHSWDTGEPWEDLFPLRRADGVFRWFLSRANPLRDEDGNVILWCGTNTDITDELEAKNRIALLIREVNHRSRNMLSTLKAMVNRSSADTAEELAQSLHRRITALASNQELLDGGDWSGARIDAIVEAQLAHIDDAARERVRLDGSDDLTIKAAQAEALGLAIHELATNAEKYGALSDESGSVMVEWSRTTDEAGEEMLHISWTETGGPAVTAPTRTGFGTTLITRNMEHVFGGKVSLDYADSGLSWRALCPASDCLTESIEAVEPGTI from the coding sequence ATGGCGGTTGAGCCCCCCGACGAGCTGGAACTGGCGCGCCTGGCTGCCATCGTGGACCATTCTTCGGATGCAATCCTGTCCACCTCGCTCGACGGGATCGTGCAGACCTGGAACAACGCGGCAACCCGGCTCTACGGCTGGAGGCCCGAAGAAATAATCGGCAAACCGATCGACCTGATCGTGCCGCCCGCCCTGCACGAGCAGGAGGCTGCAATCCTGTCAGCAGTTGCGCGCGGAGAGAATGTTTCGCGGATGCTGACCGAGCGCCGGACCAAAAACGGCGAGACCATCTCGGTATCGCTGACGGTTTCTCCGATTCGCGGCAGCGATGGAACCGTGGTGGCGATTTCCAAGATCGCGCATGATTCCCGCGAACAGGCCAAGCTGGTACTCGGGCTTCGTGAGCGCAGCGACCAGTTCACCGCGCTTGCGAACAATATCCCGCAGCTCGCATGGCTGGCAGACAGCCAGGGCTGGATTTACTGGTACAACCAGCGGTGGTTCGAATACACCGGCTTCAAGCTCGAGGACATGGAAGGCTGGGGTTGGCGGCGGGTCCACCATCCCGACCACGTCGATCGCGTGGTCGAACGCATCCAACATTCGTGGGACACTGGCGAGCCGTGGGAAGACCTGTTTCCGCTGAGGCGCGCGGACGGGGTCTTTCGCTGGTTCCTGAGCCGGGCCAACCCGTTGCGGGACGAGGACGGAAACGTCATCCTGTGGTGCGGGACCAATACCGACATCACCGACGAGCTGGAGGCGAAGAACCGGATCGCCCTCCTGATCCGCGAGGTCAATCACCGCTCGCGCAACATGCTCTCGACATTGAAGGCGATGGTCAATCGCTCGTCCGCCGACACTGCCGAAGAACTCGCGCAATCGCTTCATCGCAGGATCACCGCCCTCGCATCGAACCAGGAACTGCTCGACGGGGGCGACTGGTCGGGTGCGCGGATCGATGCGATCGTCGAGGCACAGCTGGCGCACATCGATGATGCGGCGCGCGAACGTGTCCGGCTGGATGGCAGCGACGATCTCACGATCAAGGCGGCGCAAGCCGAAGCGCTCGGTCTCGCCATCCACGAGCTTGCCACCAATGCCGAGAAGTACGGGGCGCTATCGGACGAGAGCGGCTCGGTCATGGTGGAGTGGTCCCGTACTACCGACGAAGCCGGCGAGGAGATGCTTCATATCTCCTGGACGGAAACGGGAGGTCCGGCAGTGACTGCGCCCACGCGGACGGGCTTCGGCACTACGCTCATTACGCGCAACATGGAGCACGTTTTCGGCGGCAAGGTCTCGCTCGACTATGCGGACAGCGGCCTCAGCTGGCGCGCTCTGTGCCCCGCCTCGGATTGCCTGACCGAAAGCATCGAAGCGGTCGAGCCCGGTACGATCTAG